A genomic segment from Candidatus Binatia bacterium encodes:
- a CDS encoding signal recognition particle receptor subunit alpha → MGFLDRFTQGLKKTREAVMGQAAAVLRPGHKLTEEDFEKLEEALLRADVGPAATDRVLEGVRRRLAKPGAENDPAAAVREEIEDLFASAVTAGAAAGAAKGAAAGAGTPAGAGTPAGAGTPADGSPGEKSAPRPDAAPGAAEEPKKRS, encoded by the coding sequence GTGGGATTCCTCGACCGGTTCACCCAGGGCCTCAAGAAGACCCGCGAAGCCGTCATGGGACAGGCGGCCGCGGTCCTCCGTCCCGGCCACAAACTCACCGAAGAGGATTTCGAGAAGCTCGAGGAGGCGCTCCTGCGCGCCGACGTCGGGCCCGCCGCGACCGACCGCGTTCTCGAAGGAGTGCGCCGGCGGCTGGCCAAGCCGGGAGCGGAGAACGACCCGGCGGCCGCCGTACGGGAGGAGATCGAGGACCTCTTTGCGAGCGCGGTTACGGCCGGTGCTGCGGCCGGTGCCGCTAAAGGTGCCGCGGCCGGTGCAGGCACCCCGGCCGGCGCAGGGACCCCGGCCGGCGCAGGGACCCCGGCCGACGGATCCCCCGGAGAAAAATCAGCGCCCCGTCCCGATGCGGCGCCTGGAGCTGCCGAAGAGCCGAAGAAGCGCTC
- the smc gene encoding chromosome segregation protein SMC — MFLKRLDIQGFKSFPQRVRVDFGPGITAVVGPNGSGKTNIVEAIRWVLGEQNMRHLRGDTLEDVIFTGSAQRKPLGMAEVSLTMFNNRGVLPSEYTELAIARRTFRNAQSEYFINKSLCRLRDVRDLFLDTGMGSHAYSLIERGMVDNVLSDESGHRRFLFEEAAGIMRYKTRKKEALQKLDLTLTDLTRVNDVVGEIEREVRSLARQVGKARKYGRLKDEIRSIDLGLAKEEHDRLTSGSGGLRAERLALDQRRAERAGHLARHEAELEELKLELLKREGEVRLAQEALSEHEARGAALLNEVAVLRERRSNLVEKLEHARSESSRLRASVEEVRAAAVRLAEEQVRLEQVQAEKGAEEEALALRLAQLGPVLEERRAALGTRKQLSLDLFQARVEQESSARSLRTKEEDLSRRKDELAAQLSSIANEEETLRATLADVARSIEASALGVEEAKRGVQRAVEAIAEVERRLFAQDETEKRAREAHAALESRHATLTELKNSYEGYDASVRWLVAGKTRPDRILGTVGDVLHASGEWLVALEAALGEAVQFIVAERTDAALAALTALEESGEGRATFIALDRISRARVAAIPEEVLSAPGVRGPLIEHVRFEPGYITLASFLLSGIIVVDSVRTGLDLILKHPEHRLHFVTETGERIVAPGIIHGGSGATRAGSVLRREDELIELAAAIERSSAALAETLGASEKLRAERAEAQAAQEAAARSLVSVEESHRALEGRRAEQTIRGDAMAKASKSLADALRSLEDEAARTRAEAEVAEEKLRSAEAERGRVDDILAREEAEFRATEQERDRLTAQHAETRIDAARSRAAFDLAKREIERMRQSADEAERDIKSRDEEAAETERRIEEATTLCARREEELAEEIRLKAEKELVLHGTRERFGAVKGNVDDIETRTRDFRREHQELTERLHRIELEQTESEGAARRLIERIWNEYELDLAAYVPALPAEGDAGVEIEEIDVADVEEGVVPDEAIVEAPIEMSAEMSAEMSAEAAEPPTANLSGTTEPASPVARRERLRMLQEKLRGLGPVNLLAVQDYEERRQRLNFLTGQRKDLDDARQQLLEAIEKINQTASELFLKTFEEVSGHFRTVFTTLFEGGEAALMLTGDDPLEAEIEIMARPRGKKPQSISLLSGGEKALTAIALLFAIYLVKPSPFCILDEVDAPLDDANVDRFVRLLRDFSQKTQFIVVTHNKKTMEVADILYGVTMQEPGVSKIVSVRWNREEGDIEEAAAASENGDAAAVGADGGSNVGVDAGPDATTAASPEMEQVETQA, encoded by the coding sequence GTGTTCCTCAAGCGACTCGACATCCAGGGCTTCAAATCCTTCCCGCAGCGCGTCCGCGTCGACTTCGGCCCCGGGATCACGGCGGTGGTCGGCCCCAACGGCAGCGGCAAGACGAACATCGTCGAGGCGATCCGCTGGGTGCTGGGCGAGCAGAACATGCGCCACCTGCGCGGGGACACGCTCGAGGACGTGATCTTCACCGGCTCGGCGCAGCGGAAGCCGCTCGGCATGGCCGAGGTCTCGCTCACCATGTTCAACAACCGCGGCGTGCTCCCCTCGGAGTACACCGAGCTCGCCATCGCGCGGCGCACCTTCCGGAACGCGCAGAGCGAGTACTTCATCAACAAGAGCCTCTGCCGCCTGCGCGACGTGCGCGATCTCTTCCTCGACACCGGCATGGGCTCCCACGCCTATTCGCTGATCGAGCGCGGCATGGTCGACAACGTCCTCTCCGACGAGAGCGGCCACCGGCGCTTCCTGTTCGAGGAAGCGGCCGGGATCATGCGCTACAAGACGCGGAAGAAAGAGGCGCTGCAGAAGCTGGACCTCACCCTGACCGACCTGACGCGCGTGAACGACGTCGTGGGCGAGATCGAGCGCGAGGTGCGCTCGCTCGCGCGCCAGGTGGGGAAAGCGCGGAAGTACGGCCGGCTGAAGGACGAGATCCGCTCCATCGATCTCGGTCTCGCCAAGGAGGAGCACGACCGGCTGACGTCGGGCTCGGGCGGGCTTCGGGCGGAGCGGCTGGCGCTGGACCAGCGCCGGGCGGAGCGCGCCGGACACCTCGCGCGCCACGAGGCCGAGCTGGAGGAGCTGAAGCTCGAGCTGTTGAAGCGCGAGGGTGAGGTGCGGCTCGCGCAGGAGGCGCTGAGCGAGCACGAGGCGCGGGGTGCGGCGCTCCTGAACGAGGTCGCCGTGCTTCGCGAGCGCCGGTCGAACCTGGTCGAGAAGCTGGAGCACGCGCGCTCGGAATCCAGCCGCCTGCGCGCCAGCGTCGAAGAGGTGCGCGCCGCCGCGGTGCGCCTGGCCGAGGAGCAGGTGCGTCTCGAGCAGGTGCAGGCCGAGAAGGGGGCCGAGGAAGAGGCGCTGGCGCTGCGGCTCGCGCAGCTCGGCCCGGTGCTCGAAGAGCGCCGCGCCGCGCTCGGGACTCGGAAGCAGCTCTCGCTCGATCTCTTCCAGGCCCGCGTGGAGCAGGAATCGAGCGCGCGCTCGCTCCGGACCAAGGAAGAGGACCTGAGCCGCCGGAAGGACGAGCTCGCGGCCCAGCTCTCGTCGATCGCGAACGAGGAGGAGACGCTCCGCGCCACGCTGGCCGACGTCGCCCGCTCGATCGAGGCGTCGGCGCTCGGCGTCGAGGAGGCCAAGCGCGGCGTCCAGCGGGCGGTCGAGGCGATCGCCGAGGTGGAGCGGCGGCTCTTCGCGCAGGACGAGACGGAGAAGCGCGCCCGCGAGGCGCACGCGGCGCTCGAGTCGCGGCACGCCACGCTGACCGAGCTGAAGAACAGCTACGAGGGCTACGACGCCTCGGTGCGGTGGCTGGTGGCGGGGAAGACCCGCCCCGACCGGATCCTCGGCACCGTGGGCGACGTGCTCCACGCCTCGGGTGAATGGCTGGTCGCCCTCGAAGCGGCGCTGGGCGAGGCGGTCCAGTTCATCGTGGCCGAGCGGACCGACGCCGCGCTCGCCGCCCTGACGGCCCTCGAAGAGAGCGGCGAGGGGCGCGCGACGTTCATCGCGCTCGACCGGATCTCCCGCGCGCGCGTCGCTGCCATTCCCGAAGAGGTGCTGAGCGCGCCCGGCGTCCGGGGACCCCTGATCGAGCACGTGCGCTTCGAGCCCGGCTACATCACGCTCGCGTCGTTCCTGCTCTCCGGGATCATCGTCGTCGACTCGGTGCGCACCGGCCTCGACCTGATCTTGAAACACCCCGAGCATCGGCTCCACTTCGTGACCGAGACCGGGGAGCGGATCGTCGCCCCGGGGATCATCCATGGCGGCAGCGGCGCGACGCGCGCCGGATCGGTGCTGCGGCGGGAGGACGAGCTGATCGAGCTGGCGGCGGCGATCGAGCGCTCCTCGGCCGCGCTCGCCGAGACGCTGGGCGCCTCGGAGAAGCTCCGCGCCGAGCGCGCCGAAGCGCAGGCGGCCCAGGAAGCCGCCGCCCGGTCGCTCGTGTCGGTCGAAGAGTCGCACCGCGCGCTGGAGGGCCGCCGCGCCGAGCAGACCATCCGGGGCGACGCCATGGCCAAGGCCTCCAAGTCGCTTGCCGACGCGCTTCGCTCGCTGGAGGATGAGGCGGCCCGCACGCGCGCCGAGGCGGAGGTGGCCGAGGAGAAGCTCCGGAGCGCCGAGGCCGAACGCGGCCGCGTGGACGACATCCTGGCGCGGGAGGAGGCGGAGTTCCGGGCCACCGAGCAGGAGCGGGACCGCCTGACCGCGCAGCATGCCGAGACGCGGATCGACGCCGCGCGCTCGCGCGCCGCGTTCGACCTGGCCAAGCGCGAGATCGAGCGGATGCGCCAGAGCGCCGACGAGGCGGAGCGCGACATCAAGAGCCGCGACGAGGAGGCGGCCGAGACGGAGCGACGGATCGAAGAGGCGACGACCCTGTGCGCGCGCCGGGAAGAAGAGCTGGCCGAAGAGATCCGGCTCAAGGCGGAGAAGGAGCTCGTGCTGCACGGCACGCGCGAGCGCTTCGGCGCGGTGAAGGGGAACGTCGACGACATCGAGACGCGCACGCGGGACTTCCGCCGCGAGCACCAGGAGTTGACCGAGCGGCTCCATCGGATCGAGCTGGAGCAGACCGAATCCGAAGGCGCCGCGCGCCGGCTGATCGAGCGGATCTGGAACGAGTACGAGCTGGACCTCGCCGCCTACGTGCCGGCGCTGCCCGCCGAGGGCGACGCAGGGGTCGAGATCGAGGAGATCGACGTCGCGGATGTCGAGGAGGGGGTCGTGCCGGACGAGGCGATCGTGGAAGCCCCGATCGAGATGTCCGCCGAGATGTCCGCCGAGATGTCCGCCGAGGCGGCGGAGCCGCCGACGGCGAATCTTTCAGGGACCACGGAACCCGCCTCCCCCGTGGCGCGCCGCGAACGTCTGCGCATGCTACAAGAAAAGCTCCGCGGACTCGGTCCCGTGAACCTCCTCGCCGTCCAGGACTACGAAGAGCGCCGGCAACGGCTCAACTTCCTCACGGGCCAGCGCAAGGATCTGGACGACGCGCGCCAGCAGCTCCTGGAGGCGATCGAGAAGATCAACCAGACCGCGTCGGAGCTCTTCCTCAAGACCTTCGAGGAAGTAAGCGGGCATTTCCGCACCGTCTTCACCACGCTGTTCGAAGGGGGCGAGGCCGCGCTGATGCTGACCGGCGACGACCCGCTCGAGGCCGAGATCGAGATCATGGCGCGCCCGCGCGGGAAGAAGCCGCAGTCGATCTCGCTGCTGTCGGGAGGCGAGAAGGCGCTCACCGCCATCGCGCTCCTGTTCGCCATCTACCTCGTGAAGCCGTCCCCCTTCTGCATCCTCGACGAAGTGGACGCGCCGCTCGACGACGCCAACGTGGACCGCTTCGTCCGCCTGCTTCGCGACTTCAGCCAGAAGACCCAGTTCATCGTCGTCACGCACAACAAGAAGACGATGGAGGTCGCGGACATCCTGTACGGCGTCACGATGCAGGAGCCGGGCGTGTCCAAGATCGTCTCCGTGCGGTGGAATCGCGAAGAGGGCGACATCGAAGAAGCCGCCGCGGCTTCGGAGAACGGCGACGCCGCGGCGGTCGGCGCCGACGGCGGCTCGAACGTCGGGGTCGATGCCGGCCCGGACGCGACCACCGCCGCATCTCCCGAAATGGAGCAGGTCGAGACCCAGGCGTAG
- a CDS encoding SPOR domain-containing protein: MAAVETYPERYANPTDFAREVNLPLLGSARVRPVPAGAGLAQLLDISSGAEVLGPVVDSLNETRRSLTLRSLLVAGFPHDPECFATALCLAREWSRRGLRVAVIDLDFWNPTVSRPPSHPNEGLVDVLEYGCSFGRVAWEIVADKLWLIGPGSHPPEESRIAEHPDWVRAGRVFASCVDVAIYSAPLLDRRGFTGKLSKKMDAVILAAATERIGRADLRDAFLELWASDAPMIGCVGIEPADAPAARRVEAASAPSVGAPALAPAAVSPALAPAEPPAWEREASAALYAAEVARAAAPAPAAPAARATRVEDRGAERDLEAALERDVRRGIVEKKPTARRGNLGILVGAVLGLALVAGGLSALLSRRPAPPRGSVQANQPAGEEPVTPATDEGGNLDDPSAMVGAPATPGSGQIGSVTAMGKEFQSAETPGTGTSAPPQAAAPATPPASSPPVASRPPAREALRAGLGGTGAGSLPGLGSGAADAAKPFRVHVASFRTETKVKEIVAALRAKKLDAWFDPPPPGGAWYRVFVGRFATEAEAATYAQWLLKTGAVDRAESYPQTKR, translated from the coding sequence ATGGCGGCGGTGGAGACCTATCCGGAGCGCTACGCGAACCCCACGGATTTCGCGCGCGAGGTGAATTTGCCCCTCCTGGGCTCGGCGCGCGTGCGTCCGGTGCCGGCGGGGGCGGGCCTGGCCCAGCTCCTCGACATCTCCTCCGGCGCCGAGGTGCTCGGCCCCGTCGTCGACAGCCTCAACGAGACCCGCCGATCGCTGACGCTCCGCTCCCTCCTGGTCGCCGGCTTCCCGCACGATCCCGAATGCTTCGCCACCGCGCTCTGTCTCGCGCGCGAGTGGAGTCGCCGCGGCCTCCGCGTCGCCGTGATCGACCTCGATTTCTGGAATCCGACCGTCTCCCGTCCGCCCAGCCATCCGAACGAGGGGCTGGTGGACGTCCTGGAATACGGCTGCTCGTTCGGGCGCGTCGCCTGGGAGATCGTGGCCGACAAGCTCTGGCTGATTGGTCCCGGGAGCCACCCGCCCGAAGAGTCGCGCATCGCCGAGCATCCCGACTGGGTGCGGGCGGGGCGCGTCTTCGCTTCCTGCGTGGACGTGGCGATCTACTCCGCGCCGCTCCTCGACCGCCGCGGCTTCACCGGCAAGCTCTCCAAGAAGATGGACGCCGTGATCCTGGCCGCCGCCACCGAGCGGATCGGACGCGCCGACCTGCGCGACGCCTTCCTCGAGCTGTGGGCCTCGGACGCGCCGATGATCGGCTGCGTCGGGATCGAGCCGGCCGACGCTCCCGCGGCGCGCCGGGTCGAGGCCGCATCGGCCCCGAGCGTCGGCGCGCCCGCCCTCGCTCCGGCCGCGGTCTCGCCCGCGCTCGCCCCCGCGGAGCCTCCCGCCTGGGAGCGGGAGGCCTCGGCCGCGCTCTACGCCGCGGAGGTGGCTCGCGCCGCGGCCCCCGCGCCCGCCGCCCCGGCCGCGCGGGCGACCCGCGTGGAAGACCGGGGCGCCGAGCGCGATCTGGAGGCGGCCCTCGAGCGCGACGTGCGCCGGGGGATCGTCGAGAAGAAGCCGACCGCCCGGCGCGGCAACCTCGGTATCCTCGTGGGGGCGGTGCTCGGGCTGGCGCTCGTGGCCGGAGGTCTTTCGGCGCTCCTCTCCAGGCGCCCCGCTCCGCCGCGGGGATCGGTGCAGGCGAACCAGCCCGCGGGCGAGGAGCCGGTGACGCCGGCGACCGATGAGGGGGGCAACCTCGACGATCCCTCGGCCATGGTCGGCGCTCCGGCGACGCCGGGCTCCGGCCAGATCGGGTCGGTCACCGCGATGGGCAAGGAGTTCCAGAGCGCGGAGACGCCCGGAACGGGGACGTCCGCGCCGCCCCAGGCGGCCGCGCCCGCGACGCCGCCCGCATCGTCGCCCCCGGTGGCAAGCCGCCCTCCCGCACGCGAGGCGCTTCGCGCGGGGCTCGGCGGCACCGGCGCGGGCTCGCTTCCCGGCCTCGGGTCCGGCGCGGCCGACGCGGCCAAGCCGTTCCGCGTCCACGTCGCCTCGTTCCGCACCGAGACCAAGGTGAAGGAGATCGTGGCGGCGCTCCGCGCGAAGAAGCTGGACGCCTGGTTCGATCCGCCCCCTCCCGGGGGCGCCTGGTATCGCGTGTTCGTGGGGCGGTTCGCGACCGAAGCCGAGGCGGCCACCTACGCCCAGTGGCTCCTCAAGACCGGCGCGGTCGACCGCGCGGAGAGCTACCCGCAAACGAAGAGGTAG
- the selA gene encoding L-seryl-tRNA(Sec) selenium transferase encodes MKPKRGATNDALRALPSVESLLSEAPLAALAGRVPRTLLVEQVRAAVSRARDQIRRSTAPAPPSAGALAAEAAAAAEASLRPSLRSVLNATGVILHTNLGRAPLAEEAALAAADAARRYSNLELELDSGSRGSRMAHLEPLLREILGAPAALVVNNNAAAMLLALNTLARDREAVVSRGQLVEIGGSFRIPEILERAGARLREVGTTNKTRLADYDRAIGKATGAILRVHPSNFAIVGFSQEVSREDLVRLARRKKVPLLEDVGSGALVDFRPYGLPEEPRLAEAMAQGVPLACASGDKLLGGPQAGILAGTKKLIAACRANPMTRALRVDKMTLAALETTLRIYRDPERREAAIPVLRMLGEPAASVRARARRAWRALGAERARRTGAEVIPCSGEVGGGAMPLARVPSFALALRAPRGRAETLARALRLGPDPVLARIEAGRVLLDMRTVPGRDLPRLVAAVARVLDEEG; translated from the coding sequence GTGAAGCCCAAACGCGGGGCCACGAACGACGCGCTTCGCGCGCTGCCCTCGGTGGAATCGCTCCTGTCGGAGGCGCCGCTCGCCGCCTTGGCCGGCCGTGTCCCGCGAACGCTGCTCGTCGAACAGGTTCGGGCGGCGGTGTCCCGCGCGCGCGATCAGATCCGCCGTAGTACCGCCCCCGCGCCCCCCTCGGCGGGGGCCCTGGCCGCGGAAGCCGCCGCCGCCGCCGAGGCGAGCCTTCGCCCCAGCCTCCGATCGGTGCTGAACGCCACCGGCGTCATTCTCCACACCAACCTCGGGCGCGCGCCGCTCGCCGAAGAGGCCGCGCTCGCGGCCGCCGATGCGGCCCGCCGCTACTCGAACCTGGAGCTGGAGCTGGATTCCGGCTCGCGCGGCTCGCGCATGGCGCACCTGGAGCCGCTTCTCCGGGAGATCCTGGGCGCCCCGGCGGCGCTCGTCGTGAACAACAACGCGGCCGCGATGCTCCTGGCCCTGAACACGCTGGCGCGCGACCGCGAGGCCGTGGTCTCGCGCGGTCAGCTGGTCGAGATCGGGGGGTCCTTCCGGATTCCGGAGATCCTGGAGCGCGCCGGGGCGCGCCTCCGCGAGGTGGGCACGACGAACAAGACGAGGCTCGCCGACTACGACCGCGCGATCGGCAAGGCGACCGGCGCGATCCTCCGGGTTCACCCGAGCAACTTCGCCATCGTCGGCTTTTCCCAGGAGGTCTCCCGCGAGGACCTGGTCCGCCTGGCCCGCCGGAAGAAGGTCCCGCTGCTCGAGGACGTGGGGAGCGGCGCGCTCGTGGATTTCCGGCCGTACGGGCTCCCCGAGGAGCCGCGCCTCGCCGAGGCGATGGCGCAGGGCGTGCCGCTCGCGTGCGCGAGCGGCGACAAGCTGCTCGGCGGGCCCCAGGCGGGAATCCTCGCCGGGACCAAGAAGCTGATCGCGGCGTGCCGGGCCAATCCCATGACGCGCGCGCTGCGGGTGGACAAGATGACCCTCGCCGCGCTCGAGACCACGCTCCGGATCTACCGCGATCCCGAGCGCCGCGAGGCCGCGATTCCGGTGCTTCGCATGCTCGGCGAGCCCGCCGCCTCCGTACGCGCCCGCGCCCGGCGCGCGTGGCGCGCTTTGGGAGCGGAACGCGCTAGGCGGACCGGCGCGGAGGTGATACCTTGCAGCGGCGAAGTGGGGGGCGGCGCCATGCCGCTCGCGCGTGTGCCGTCCTTCGCGCTGGCGCTACGGGCGCCTCGCGGCCGCGCGGAAACCCTCGCTCGCGCGCTTCGGCTGGGGCCCGATCCGGTGCTGGCCCGTATCGAAGCGGGAAGGGTTCTGCTGGACATGCGTACGGTGCCGGGGCGCGATCTCCCCCGGTTGGTCGCTGCGGTGGCTCGGGTCCTCGACGAGGAAGGGTAG
- a CDS encoding ABC transporter ATP-binding protein — MSLLALEDLHVHYGGIRALKGISIRIEAGQIVTLVGANGAGKSTTLRAISGLIRPSQGSILLDGKSIVGVPAHKIVRLGISHVPEGRIVFANLSVADNLEMGAYLRKDRKGIEEDRRKVFALFPRLQERARQSSGTLSGGEQQMLAIGRALMARPKILLMDEPSLGLAPLLVREIFGVIREIRERGTTIVLVEQNARMALAVADVGYVLETGVIRLSDKAAALLANPFVQEAYLGGAA; from the coding sequence GTGAGCCTCCTCGCCCTCGAAGACCTGCACGTCCATTACGGCGGGATCCGCGCGCTCAAGGGGATCTCGATCCGGATCGAAGCGGGGCAGATCGTCACGCTGGTCGGCGCCAACGGCGCGGGCAAGAGCACGACCCTGCGCGCCATCTCGGGGCTGATCCGGCCGAGCCAGGGGAGCATCCTGCTCGACGGAAAGTCGATCGTGGGCGTTCCGGCGCACAAGATCGTCCGCCTGGGGATCTCCCACGTGCCCGAGGGGCGCATCGTGTTCGCCAACCTCTCGGTGGCCGACAATCTGGAGATGGGCGCCTACCTCCGCAAGGACCGGAAGGGGATCGAGGAGGACCGGCGGAAGGTCTTCGCGCTCTTCCCTCGGCTTCAAGAGCGGGCGCGCCAGTCCTCCGGAACGCTGAGCGGCGGCGAGCAGCAGATGCTCGCGATCGGCCGCGCCCTGATGGCCCGCCCGAAGATCCTCCTGATGGACGAGCCCAGCCTGGGGCTCGCCCCCCTCCTCGTGCGCGAGATCTTCGGCGTGATCCGGGAGATCCGCGAGCGCGGGACGACGATCGTCCTGGTCGAGCAGAACGCTCGCATGGCGCTGGCGGTGGCCGACGTGGGCTACGTGCTCGAGACGGGGGTGATCCGCCTCTCCGACAAGGCCGCGGCGCTGCTCGCCAATCCCTTCGTGCAGGAGGCGTATCTCGGGGGAGCGGCGTGA
- a CDS encoding ABC transporter ATP-binding protein, with product MAPPRHALRKGRAGAPAPAGPLLRLDRVTRAFGGLKAVSDLDLALEPGVLAGLIGPNGAGKTTVFNLITGVYAPTSGKILFEGAPIQGLSTSRVAARGVSRTFQNPRLFAELTCYDNVRIACHLHCGATVADSVFRSPRSEREEAAIAVRTRELLESFGLSGYAEEKARNLPYGDQRRLEIARALATEPRLLLLDEPAAGMNPQESLQLMKLIREIRESYGLTVLLIEHDMRVVMGICERITVLDHGVKIAEGLPEAIRRDPKVIEAYLGEEA from the coding sequence ATCGCGCCGCCCCGCCACGCGCTGCGGAAGGGGCGCGCCGGCGCGCCCGCGCCCGCGGGGCCCTTGCTTCGGCTGGACCGCGTGACCCGCGCGTTCGGCGGATTGAAGGCGGTGTCCGACCTGGACCTGGCGCTCGAGCCGGGGGTTCTCGCCGGCCTCATCGGACCGAACGGCGCGGGGAAGACCACCGTCTTCAACCTGATCACGGGCGTGTACGCCCCGACCTCGGGGAAGATCCTGTTCGAGGGCGCGCCGATCCAGGGACTCTCCACCTCGCGCGTGGCCGCGCGCGGCGTGTCGCGCACGTTCCAGAACCCGCGCCTCTTCGCGGAGCTGACCTGCTACGACAACGTGCGGATCGCCTGCCATCTCCACTGCGGCGCGACCGTGGCGGACAGCGTCTTCCGCTCCCCGCGCTCCGAACGGGAGGAGGCGGCGATCGCGGTGCGGACGAGAGAGCTCCTGGAATCGTTCGGGCTCTCCGGCTACGCCGAGGAGAAGGCCCGCAACCTGCCCTACGGCGACCAGCGGCGGCTGGAGATCGCGCGCGCGCTGGCCACCGAGCCCCGCCTCCTCCTCCTGGACGAGCCCGCCGCCGGCATGAATCCCCAGGAGAGCCTCCAGCTCATGAAGCTGATCCGCGAGATCCGCGAGAGCTACGGGCTCACGGTCCTCCTCATCGAGCACGACATGAGGGTCGTGATGGGGATCTGCGAGCGGATCACGGTGCTGGATCACGGGGTGAAGATCGCCGAGGGGCTCCCCGAGGCGATCCGGCGCGACCCCAAGGTGATCGAGGCCTACCTCGGAGAAGAGGCGTGA
- a CDS encoding branched-chain amino acid ABC transporter permease, with amino-acid sequence MLRRLLTGAAVLVVVWLLDRFLSGVINPYFYRILVLSGLNVMLALSLNLINGVTGQFSIGHAGFMAVGAYTSAAFTVYAVPPLLGGSAPQGIVAGLFFIVAILIGGVTAGAAGFLVGLPSMRLRGDYLAIVTLGFGEIIRVAILNIDAVGGARGFAGIPQITTLSWVLGGAILTFVVIRNLLRSYHGRALLAIREDEIAAEALGVPTTRYKVTAFVISAFFAGAAGALFSHYTYLHTNSFTFMKSIEVIVMVVLGGMGSLTGSILGAVLLTALPEALRFAAADRLIIYSALLIVLMIARPQGILGHREFSLPRVFGRFKPPSPEPGGTGAK; translated from the coding sequence GTGCTCCGCCGCCTCCTGACCGGCGCGGCGGTCCTCGTGGTCGTCTGGCTCCTGGACCGGTTCCTCTCCGGCGTGATCAACCCCTACTTCTACCGCATCCTCGTCCTCTCCGGCCTGAACGTGATGCTGGCCCTGAGCCTGAACCTGATCAACGGCGTCACGGGGCAGTTCTCGATCGGCCACGCCGGGTTCATGGCCGTCGGCGCCTACACCTCCGCGGCCTTCACCGTCTACGCGGTGCCGCCGCTCCTGGGCGGCAGCGCGCCGCAGGGGATCGTGGCGGGACTCTTCTTCATCGTGGCGATCCTGATCGGCGGCGTGACCGCGGGGGCCGCGGGGTTCCTGGTGGGACTCCCCTCCATGCGGCTCCGGGGGGACTACCTCGCGATCGTCACGCTGGGCTTCGGCGAGATCATCCGGGTCGCGATCCTGAACATCGACGCCGTGGGCGGCGCGCGCGGCTTCGCGGGGATCCCGCAGATCACGACGCTGTCCTGGGTGCTGGGCGGGGCGATCCTCACCTTCGTCGTGATCCGGAACCTGCTCCGCTCCTATCACGGGCGCGCGCTCCTCGCCATCCGCGAGGACGAGATCGCCGCCGAGGCGCTCGGCGTGCCCACGACGCGCTACAAGGTGACCGCGTTCGTCATCTCGGCCTTCTTCGCCGGCGCCGCGGGCGCCCTCTTCTCCCACTACACCTACCTCCACACGAACTCGTTCACCTTCATGAAGTCGATCGAGGTGATCGTGATGGTCGTGCTGGGCGGGATGGGGAGCCTGACCGGCTCCATCCTCGGGGCGGTGCTCCTCACGGCGCTCCCCGAGGCGCTGCGCTTCGCCGCGGCCGACCGGCTCATCATCTACTCGGCGCTCCTCATCGTGCTCATGATCGCGAGGCCGCAGGGGATCCTGGGGCACCGCGAGTTCTCCCTGCCGCGGGTGTTCGGGCGGTTCAAGCCGCCGTCGCCCGAGCCGGGCGGGACGGGGGCGAAGTGA
- a CDS encoding branched-chain amino acid ABC transporter permease, whose product MQELFQQLANGIAWGSIYALIALGYTMVYGILRLINFAHGDIYMVGAFTAYFAARALAAGGASPSPVYAVVVLLAAMAACAVLGILIEFFAYRPVRRSSRLTALITAIGVSLLLENLGIRIFGADPKFFPQLIAPKNIDLGGGVMVTNHQITVVVVSLVLMVGLTLFIARTKTGKAMRAVAFHRDAASLMGIPVNRIITITFAIGSALAAAAGVLVGLTNPKIEPLMGIMPGVKAFVAAVLGGIGSVPGAVIGGVVMGVSEYLVVGYVSSTFRDAIAFVILILVLLIKPAGILGRNVAEKV is encoded by the coding sequence GTGCAGGAGCTCTTCCAGCAGCTCGCGAACGGAATCGCGTGGGGAAGCATCTACGCCCTCATCGCGCTCGGCTACACCATGGTGTACGGCATCCTCCGCCTCATCAACTTCGCGCACGGCGACATCTACATGGTGGGGGCGTTCACCGCCTACTTCGCCGCGCGCGCCCTGGCCGCCGGCGGCGCCTCGCCGTCGCCGGTCTACGCGGTCGTGGTCCTCCTCGCCGCGATGGCCGCCTGCGCCGTGCTCGGCATCCTGATCGAGTTCTTCGCCTACCGGCCGGTGCGCCGCTCGTCGCGGCTCACGGCCTTGATCACGGCGATCGGCGTCTCGCTGCTCCTGGAAAATCTCGGCATCCGCATCTTCGGAGCCGATCCCAAGTTCTTCCCGCAGCTCATCGCGCCGAAGAACATCGATCTCGGCGGCGGCGTCATGGTGACGAACCACCAGATCACGGTGGTGGTGGTCTCGCTGGTGCTGATGGTGGGACTCACCCTCTTCATCGCCCGCACCAAGACCGGGAAAGCGATGCGCGCGGTGGCCTTCCATCGCGACGCGGCGTCCCTCATGGGCATTCCCGTGAACCGCATCATCACGATCACCTTCGCGATCGGGTCGGCGCTGGCGGCGGCCGCGGGCGTGCTGGTGGGCCTCACGAATCCCAAGATCGAGCCGCTCATGGGCATCATGCCCGGGGTGAAGGCGTTCGTGGCGGCGGTGCTGGGGGGGATCGGGAGCGTGCCGGGCGCGGTGATCGGCGGGGTCGTGATGGGGGTCTCGGAATACCTCGTGGTCGGCTACGTCTCCTCCACCTTCCGGGACGCGATCGCGTTCGTCATCCTGATCCTCGTCCTCCTGATCAAGCCGGCCGGGATCCTGGGGCGGAACGTCGCGGAGAAGGTCTAG